One window from the genome of Nitrosopumilus sp. encodes:
- a CDS encoding 2,5-diamino-6-(ribosylamino)-4(3H)-pyrimidinone 5'-phosphate reductase, with protein MGKSKPYVILSAAISIDGKIATKTGFSHLSSKQDSIRLHKLRSKVDAILIGKNTVLRDNPILTVRHIKGKNPIRIILDSKGSLSKNSKILQTSNKIPTIIAVSKIIPKSNLEKLQQFPVEVIITGKKSVDIKSLLRKLSDKKIKIILVEGGGTVNWEFIKNNLFDELIVTVSPFLIGGNSAISFVEGKGFEEISKSPKLQLKSTKRLKNHLVLNYEKV; from the coding sequence ATGGGAAAATCTAAACCATACGTGATCCTTAGTGCAGCAATATCTATTGATGGAAAGATTGCCACTAAAACTGGTTTTTCTCATCTATCCTCAAAACAAGATAGTATTAGACTTCATAAATTACGATCTAAAGTTGATGCAATTCTTATAGGAAAGAATACTGTCTTACGTGATAACCCCATACTAACTGTACGTCATATAAAAGGAAAAAACCCAATTAGAATAATTCTGGATTCTAAGGGTAGTCTTTCTAAAAACTCTAAAATTTTACAAACAAGTAACAAAATTCCAACAATAATAGCTGTATCAAAAATAATTCCTAAATCCAATCTTGAAAAACTTCAACAGTTTCCTGTAGAAGTAATCATTACCGGTAAAAAATCAGTTGATATTAAATCATTGTTAAGAAAACTTTCAGATAAAAAAATTAAAATAATCTTGGTTGAAGGTGGAGGAACTGTAAACTGGGAGTTTATAAAAAATAACCTTTTTGATGAGTTGATTGTTACAGTTTCTCCCTTTTTAATAGGAGGAAATAGTGCAATATCCTTTGTTGAAGGAAAAGGGTTTGAAGAAATATCAAAATCTCCCAAATTACAACTCAAATCTACAAAAAGGCTCAAAAATCATCTTGTTTTGAATTACGAAAAAGTGTAA